The DNA window TTCAGGTGCTGTGCCGTCGTCGTAAAAACAACCCGCTGCTGGTCGGCGAATCCGGCGTCGGCAAGACCGCCATCGCCGAAGGCCTGGCCTGGCGTATCGTGCAGGGCGACGTGCCGGAAGTGATGGCGGACTGCACGCTGTATTCGCTGGATATTGGTTCACTGCTGGCCGGCACCAAATACCGCGGCGACTTCGAGAAGCGCTTCAAGGCGCTGCTCAAGCAGCTGGAGCAGGATCAGAACAGCATCCTGTTCATCGATGAAATTCACACCATCATCGGCGCCGGTGCGGCTTCGGGTGGGCAGGTGGATGCCGCCAACCTGATCAAACCGCTGCTGTCGAGCGGCAAAATCCGGGTGATCGGCTCGACCACCTACCAGGAGTTCAGCAACATCTTCGAAAAGGATCGCGCCCTGGCGCGCCGTTTCCAGAAGATCGACATCACTGAACCGACGGCGGAAGAAACCGTTCAGATCATCAACGGCCTGAAGGCCAAGTATGAAGCGCACCACGACGTGCGTTATACCGCCAAGGCGATCCGCGCCGCGGTGGAGCTGTCGGTGAAATACATCAACGATCGTCATCTGCCGGACAAGGCGATCGACGTGATCGACGAGGCGGGTGCCCGCAGCCGGCTGATGCCGGCCAGCAAGCGCAAGAAAACCGTCAACGTGGCTGATATCGAATCCGTGGTGGCGCGCATCGCGCGCATCCCGGAGAAAACCGTGTCGGCCAGCGATCGCGACGTGCTGAGAAACCTGGGCGATCGTTTGAAGATGCTGGTGTTCGGCCAGGATCAGGCGATCGAAGCGTTGACGGAAGCGATCAAGATGAGCCGCGCCGGTCTGGGCCATGAGCGCAAGCCGGTCGGTTCTTTCCTGTTCGCCGGGCCGACCGGGGTCGGGAAAACCGAGGTCACCGTACAGTTGGCCAAGGCGATGGATATCGAGCTGCTGCGTTTCGACATGTCCGAGTATATGGAGCGGCATACCGTCAGCCGTCTGATCGGCGCGCCTCCGGGCTATGTCGGTTACGATCAGGGCGGGCTGCTGACCGATGCGGTGATCAAGCATCCGCATGCGGTGGTGCTGCTCGATGAGATCGAGAAGGCGCACCCGGACGTGTTCAACCTGCTGCTGCAGGTGATGGACAACGGCACGCTGACCGACAACAACGGCCGCAAGGCGGACTTCCGCAATGTGATCCTGGTGATGACCACCAACGCCGGGGTGCGGGAAACCGAACGCAAATCGATCGGCCTGGTGCAGCAGGACAACAGCACCGA is part of the Serratia marcescens genome and encodes:
- the clpA gene encoding ATP-dependent Clp protease ATP-binding subunit ClpA translates to MLNQELELSLNMAFARAREHRHEFMTVEHLLLALLSNPAAREALEACTVDLAALRQELEAFIEQTTPTLPAGEEERDTQPTLSFQRVLQRAVFHVQSSGRSEVSGANVLVAIFSEQESQAAYLLRKHDVSRLDVVNFISHGTRKDEPGQAPNAENPVNEEQSGGEDRMENFTTNLNQLARVGGIDPLIGRDRELERAIQVLCRRRKNNPLLVGESGVGKTAIAEGLAWRIVQGDVPEVMADCTLYSLDIGSLLAGTKYRGDFEKRFKALLKQLEQDQNSILFIDEIHTIIGAGAASGGQVDAANLIKPLLSSGKIRVIGSTTYQEFSNIFEKDRALARRFQKIDITEPTAEETVQIINGLKAKYEAHHDVRYTAKAIRAAVELSVKYINDRHLPDKAIDVIDEAGARSRLMPASKRKKTVNVADIESVVARIARIPEKTVSASDRDVLRNLGDRLKMLVFGQDQAIEALTEAIKMSRAGLGHERKPVGSFLFAGPTGVGKTEVTVQLAKAMDIELLRFDMSEYMERHTVSRLIGAPPGYVGYDQGGLLTDAVIKHPHAVVLLDEIEKAHPDVFNLLLQVMDNGTLTDNNGRKADFRNVILVMTTNAGVRETERKSIGLVQQDNSTDAMEEIKKVFTPEFRNRLDNIIWFNHLSTEVIQQVVDKFIVELQAQLDAKGVSLEVSDEARDWLSVKGYDRAMGARPMARVMQENLKKPLANELLFGSLVDGGSVKVELDKDKKQLTYHFLSAAKRKADEGAVH